A window of the Phaseolus vulgaris cultivar G19833 chromosome 5, P. vulgaris v2.0, whole genome shotgun sequence genome harbors these coding sequences:
- the LOC137834258 gene encoding uncharacterized protein codes for MHLMRGFNGGLMPEGSDRKEGMPFYLGAFLAVALDWRAQARNAASSTQALQALKEKVAALEEEKEALGRQNEAYQASLKLAQEAKEEADRQLGEAMELQAHFYVREVSLQVQITDLQDMAEASEELQKDLEDQCYGQAERLEWMEEETATQAKALGLLQVDHDKLQTEVNRLRVEKEALEKQVASGDSTIEELEKAKKALIDDMARTFEERFKEALAQAACENPGINVSNCDPTHHVVDGRVVPLEMDD; via the coding sequence atgcatctgatgaggggcttcaacgGAGGATTgatgccagaaggctccgacaggaaagaaggaatgcccttctacttgggagccttcttggccGTGGCCCTTGATTGGCGCGCCCAAGCTAGAAATGCCGCTTCAAGCACACAAGCCCTCCAGGCCCTGAAAGAAAAAGTGGCCGCTCTTGAGGAGGAGAAGGAAGCTTTAGGACGCCAAAATGAGGCCTATCAAGCCTCTCTGAAGTTGGCCCAAGAGGCCAAAGAGGAGGCTGACAGGCAACTGGGCGAGGCGATGGAACTTCAGGCTCACTTCTACGTCCGGGAAGTGTCTCTCCAAGTTCAAATAACGGATCTCCAGGACATGGCTGAGGCCTCCGAAGAGCTTCAGAAGGACTTGGAGGATCAGTGCTATGGGCAGGCGGAAAGACTGGAGTGGATGGAGGAGGAAACGGCTACCCAGGCCAAGGcattgggccttctccaggttgaccatGACAAGCTGCAAACTGAGGTCAACAGGCTCcgagtggagaaggaggctctggagaagcaggtggcctccGGGGACTCTACCatcgaggagttggagaaggccaagaagGCACTCATCGATGACATGGCCCGCACCTTCGAGGAGAGATTCAAGGAGGCTTTGGCCCAAGCCGCCTGCGAGAACCCGGGGATCAATGTTTCTAATTGCGATCCCacccaccatgtcgtcgacggccGTGTCGTGCCCCTTGAAATGGATGACTGA
- the LOC137834259 gene encoding uncharacterized protein, translated as MVRWAVELSEFDIQYEPKGSIKGQVYGDFVAELSPRGEQEVEKGSQWLLSVDGSSNRQGSGAGIVLEGPNGMLIEQTLRFAFKASNNQAEYEALIAGMLLAKEMGAQNLLVKSDSQLITGKVSGEFQAKDPQMAAYLRYVQLLKGAFSALELIHVPREQNARADLLAKLASSGKGGRQRTAAGIRQWKPVHQPTVEKPVRKGRHQASVRISRTPPD; from the exons atggtgcgctgggcggtggagttgtcagagtttgacatccagtatgagcccaaaGGATCCATCAAGGGGCAGGTATATGGagattttgtggcagaactctcgcccagaggtgaacaagaggtggagaagggttcgcagtggttgctctcggtcgaCGGCTCTTCCAATCGGCAAGGAAGTGGTGCAGGGATAGtgttggagggacccaatgggaTGCTGATTGAGCAAACTCTGCGTTTCGCCTTTAaagcaagtaacaatcaggctgAGTACGAAGCACTGATTGCAGGGATGctcctggctaaggagatgggcgcgcagaacctcttggtgaaaagtGATTCCCAGCTAATTACAGGAAAAGTATCGGgtgagttccaagcaaaagacccacagatggcggcgtatttaaggtacgtccaactgctgaagggagcatttagcgCTCTTGAGTTAATACATGTTCCACGagaacaaaatgccagagctgacctactagccaagctggccagctcaggcaaggggggcaggcagaggaca GCGGCTGGTATTCGACAATGGAAACCAGTTCACCAGccaacagttgagaaacctgtgcgcaaaggtaggcatcaagcaagtgttcgcatcagtcgaacacccccagactaa
- the LOC137834260 gene encoding uncharacterized protein produces MAMDWFISLPNGDINSFQQLSQLFREQYLANRAPPPVSYDLFDVKQYQGETLKEYINRFGAQVVKVGTSEEPMIVYAFRKGVCPGPFCESIIRNRPRTFAEIRRRAVEHIASEGEVCEKRTSVVPSRPRAQTWAQPVRVNETTTGRKKPEGRRPYETRKPQPRGPAGGDRPTRERARPVRYNFVVELKDLTAVPNIAERLRQPAKTDKVLGPRKDSWCEFHEAFGHHIDNCLSLGYQLDELVRSGFLKDYVGKPATTATLPAPVEEQSHEISVLGEVHTIAGGFSRGGPTASQRKKYARGVNSIEERISGDPWESDLVFRRADLLDVVPHDNDPVVISVVTAGRKVEVRGYLELRTTFTDGTTLRTESIRYLVVNASSAYNILLGRPALNRMNTVASTRHMKMKLPDLSGKVIVIKSDQEEARKCYENSLKTKRGVFMVFERPPSAETTMEIEPSNGATPARAMPEADTHMEEGPDDITPVEESTPGKYYRATTLREDSRDQPPANVVERQIGGKTFKLGHLLSQEEQDDVAEVISRHLDAFAWSASDMPGIDLDFLCHHLSMDATVRPVRQRRRKFNEERQLVIREETQKLLSAGHIREIQYPEWLANVVLVKKANGKWRMCVDFTDLNKACPKDSYPLPSIDTLVDSASGCKVLSFLDAFSGYNHIKMHPRDESKTAFMTETCSYCYKVMPFGLKNAGAIYQRLMDKVLAPMLGRNVYAYVDDMVVASKGRTQHVTDLEELFVTISKYRLKLNPEKCVFGVEAGKFLGFMLTERGIEANPDKCAAIIAMRSPTLVKEVQQLTGRMAALSRSRTKFKSPSIL; encoded by the exons atggcaatggattggttcatcagccttccaaacGGCGATATCAACTCCTTTCAGCAGTTGTCGCAGTTGTTTAGAGAGCAGTACTTGGCGAACAGGGCTCCGCCGCCAGtttcctacgacctgtttgatgtaaagcagtatcaaggggagaccttgaaggaatacatcaaccgtTTCGGGGCCCAAGTAGTAAAAGTTGGTACttcagaggagcctatgatcgtgtatgCATTCAGAAAAGGCGTATGTCCCGGCCCTTTTTGCGAGTCCATTATTCGCAATCGTCCTAGGACCTTCGCTGAAATACGGCGTCGAGCGGTGGAGCATATCGCCTCcgagggagaggtgtgtgagaagcgcaccagcgtcgtaccctcacgcccgagagcGCAGACGtgggctcaacccgtcagggtcaacgagaccacgacggggagaaagaagccagaggggagacgcccctatgagaccagaaaaccccagcccaggggtccagcaggaggggaTCGCCCGACCAGGGAAAGGGCAAGGCCAGTGAggtacaattttgtggtggaattgaaggaTCTGACTGCCGTGCCCAATATAGCTGAAAGGTTGAGGCAaccggcgaagactgacaaggtgttagggcctcgcaaggactcttggtgcgagttccacgaagctttcggtcatcacatcgacaactgcctgtcgctgggttaccagctagatgagttggtgagaagcgggtttctgaaggattatgtcggAAAGCCCGCCACGACCGCGACCCTGCCAGCACCAGTGGAAGAACAATCGCACGAGATATCTGTCCTTGGCGAagtccacaccatcgctggtgGCTTCTCAAGgggaggacccactgcctccCAACGGAAAAAATATGCGAGGGGGGTCAATTCCATTGAAGAAAGAATCTCAGGtgacccgtgggagtcagacctcgtgttcAGGAGGGCAGATCTACTGGATGTTGTtccgcacgacaatgaccccgtggtcatttcggtcgtCACGGCTGGCAGAAAG gtggaagtacgaggctacttggaattgaggacaacgttcacagatggaACGACCttgcgtaccgaaagcatccggtacttggtcgtaaacgccagttccgcctacaacatcttgttgggcagaccggcgttgaacAGGATGAACacagtagcctccacgcgccatatgaagatgaagctgccggatctCAGTGGCAAAGTGATtgtcatcaagtcggatcaggaggaagcgcgaaaatgttatgagaatagcctgaaaacgaagagaggcgtgtttatGGTGTTCGAGCGTCCGCCAAGTGCAGAAACGACTATGGAGATAGAACCCTCGAATGGGGCGACGCCCgcgagggcgatgcccgaagcggACACACACATGGAGGAGGGGCCTGACGACATAACGCCCGTAGAAGAGTCGACGCCTGGAAAGTACTACCGGGCGACGACCCTTAGGGAAGATAGCAGGGATCAGCCGCCGGCCAACGTGGTGGAGAGgcagattggcggcaaaacgtttaagctggggCATTTGTTGAGCCAAGAAGAGCAGGATGACGTGGCGGAGGTGATTTCACGTCATttagatgctttcgcatggtccgcctcagatatgccgggcatcgaccttGACTTTCTATGCCATCAccttagcatggacgccacggtccgccccgtgcgacaaagaaggagaaagtttaatgaagagaggcaaCTTGTGATAAGGGAAGAGACACaaaagctgctgagtgctggtcacatcagggagatccaataccctgagtggttggccaacgtcgtcctggtgaaaaaggcgaatgggaagtggaggatgtgcgtggacttcacggacttgaacAAAGCGTGCCCGAAAgactcgtacccactacccAGCATTGACACACTCGTGGACAGTGCCTCCGGTTGCAAGGTTCTTAGCtttttggatgcattctcggggtacaaccatatcaaaatgcacccaagagacgagagtaaaactgcgttcatgacagagacttgcagttactgttacaaggtaaTGCCCTTTGGGCTAAAAAACGCAGGCGCCatctaccaaaggctgatggacaaggtcctagcacccatgttaggaaggaatgtgtatgcctacgtggatgatatggtagtggCGTCGAAGGGAAGGACGCAGCACGTGACggacctagaggagttgttTGTCACCATATCAAAATACCGCCTCAaactgaaccccgagaagtgtgtcttcggggtggaAGCTGGTAAGTTCCTAGGATTCATGCTCACGGagcggggaatagaggcgaaccctgacaaatgcgcagcaattattgccatgcggagcccgacattagtaaaggaagtgcagcagctgacggggcgaATGGCAGCTTTATCAAG gagcaggaccaaattcaaaagcccatctattttgtga